The sequence ATTTTGATTCTTGGACAGCACTGCTGGCAATAACCTGTTTTTTGAATACGCCGTTTTGTTAACTTAACTACTTGTTTTTACTTGATGCAATATCAAATTTTCATTTATCTTGGACAGCAATGATTTATAAATTAAATTGAACAAATTTATTGGCACCATACACTTATATCTGTAAAAGGTGCACCTTATACGAGACAGAGACAAAGGAATGAAAGAAAATGATTGATCCTGAAATAATAAAACGATGTCAGCAGAAAGATCAGACTGCATATGATGCGTTATTCAAGACTGCCGGTAAAAAGGCATTATGGACAGCCTATCTGCTTACCGGCAGAATGGAGATTGCTGAAGAAATTGTCCAGGAATCTTTCTTCCGGTGTTTCTGTAATATAAAAAATCTGCATAAGCCAGAGATGTTTACTGTATGGTTCAACCGCATACTTGTAAGGACTTGCTGGTATGTTATTCGCAAGGAGAGGAAAACACCAGAGGTAAGCCTTGAGGATGAAAAGTTACCTGAGTTAAAAGACCATGATAATGGGGATATCCTTGAAAAGGTGGAACAGAATCAGGTGAGCATGGCAATTCGTAAGACTGTTAACAGCCTCAAGCCTGCATTGCGTTCAACAATTGTACTCTTTTATTACAATGAATTAACCATCAGGGAGATAGCCAAGGTTATGGGTTGCCTGCAGGGCACGGTAAAATCAAGGCTGTATTATGCAAAAAAGGTTCTTGAGAAAGAACTGAAGAGAGAACTTTTGGATGAACATATCCATTTATCCGGTTACACCGGTTATACCGGAAAGGAGTGTGTTGAAAATGAATAATAACAGATCTTTAGATTATCTAATTAAGAAGGCTTTAACCGAAGTTGAAGAGACGGCAACATTGGATACAGGTCTGCTGTCTGAGGTGAAAAGCAGATTATTAAAGGAAGGAAGGGATACAGAAATTATGGCAAAAATAAAATTTTTTTCTCACACAAGTATAGGAAGAGCTGCGACAATAAGCTGTTCAGTGATAATTGTTTTTCTATTTTCATTTATATTTATTCAGCCCGTAAGGGCGGTTGCAGAAAAAGGAATAGAGAAGGTCAGATCCATGATCTATGATGTAATCAAGGGTGAAGATGGCAAATATGTTGCTGTTAAAGTGCCGAAACCTGAGCCCGGAGATCTTGGCCCGATAAATTATACAGGGGTGAAAAAGGCGGTTGCAAAGGAAATTATAGCCAGGATTCCTGAAAGCCTGGCAGGCGGTTTTATGTTATCATCTCGGGCTCTTGGATATACTGATACCTCAAAAGGTTTGGCGTTAAGCAGATCTGTACCAGATCCGGCAGATTATAAGGAACACGAAAAATTCAATGAGATATATGAAAAATTCAATGAGAGAGTATCCGCCATTTATAAAAAATATAATTCATGGATTGCTCTTTCGATATCACATTTTGACACCCCTTTTGCCTCGAATTCAAAACGGGAGGAGTTTGAAGGTGATAATAAGAGAACAATTTGTTTAGGCGCCATACAGGCGACATATGCGGAATATCCAGGAGCACGTTATCCGATCGTGGAGGTAGCAGATCAGGGTGGTTACGAAGACACGACAAAAGAGCCCATAATCAACATCTACCATACGATAAAGTGGGAGCAGAACGGACTCTATTTTACCGTATTTGATCTTAGCCACGATCTTTCTTTGGAAGAACTCCAAATCGCGGCAACCTCAGTAGTTGAGAGCATGATGTAGCAGTCTGTATTTTTAACCTCCTGTTTAAGGTAAAAGCTATCAATAGCTTCTTTCTTAACAGGAGGTTTCTTTTTTGTTCAGCTTTCAGCTTCCACTATTTTTATCTCTTCATCTGTCAGGCCATACAACTCATACACAAGTTGATCGATTCTCATGTCTGTCATATCAATCTGTCGACGCAGCATCTCTGTTGTCTGTGGTATTTTAGATTCCACCAGTTTTTTATTCAGATCAAGCATCTGGTTTACAAGGCTGACCATCTGGTCATGCCGGGCCACGTCACCAGGATCATTGAAGTTTATGGTGCGGATAGGGAGTTTGGAGATATACATTGGTTTGTATTCATAGTATCCTCCCTGTTTTGTCGATGAAATTGAATGTATAAAATAATCAAGTGTCTTCGAACCGATTAAGCCAAGCAGATATTTGTCAGTGGTAGGTATAATGGTTGTCTTATCGTTGGAATAAAAACCATCTGTATCATAAGCATATGAAGCTGACTTCACAATTGCAGGAACAATAATTTTTGGATTTTCAAATTCAGCGTAGTAATCACAGGCACGCAGTTCCCACCAATAATCTCCTTTATCATATCGCTTTTCAGCCTTTTCCCTAAATTGATCGAGATGTGCTGCAATGGCGGGATATTCTTTCAGTAACCATTCCCATTGCCTGCCAGTATTGGAGGATTTTTCATTTGTAAACCCTCTGGGAAAAAGGATCAGGTATTTCTCTGTGGCCAAAGGGGTGTATCGTTTTATATCCCTTCCTGCAAGAAAGGGCTTTAAAATTTCAACGCTCTTTGGATCATCTGCTATCAGTCTCTCCCTTGTAGCATTATCAATGACAAATGCCTCATTTAAACCGGTTTTGACACCATAATATATTTTTCCATCTACATATTTCCCCAAAGGGATACCGGCTTTTCGTATTTTGTCGAGGATGTCCTGAGTGGTTTGATTCGCAAGAGACCAGCCAGCATCATCAAGGCAATCCTGTTGCACTTCATAGAACTGTTGCCTGACATAATCCTGAAGATCGCCGAAATCCAGCGTCTTGATTGTTGAGGCCTGGAATGTCTTAGCTGGGGCTTTCTTCTGAATAACAAGAATACAGGTGTAGGTTGTTGCCTGATTGAATACCGGTAAGGCTCCAAAGTCTATGATTTCATGAATATGCTGTTGCTTCATCCATTGCCGCAGGGATTTGCCATAATTTGCCCTGAGCCATTTATTGGCAACAATATAAGAAAAATAACCTCCCTGCTTTAAAATGGAAACACCTTTTTCTATAAAATAGACATACAGATCGGCAACTCCATTATATGTAGAATATTGCCTTTCAAAATAGGGCTTAAAATCCATCAGACCTTCCTGCCTTACATAAGGCGGATTACCGATAACCGCATCAAAGCCACCGCCCTTCATGATATCGTTAAACTCAGCCTGCCAGTCAAAGGCATTAACCTTGAAGAGCTCTTCCTCATCAAAAAAGCTCATCTGCTGCTGTGAATAAAAATCCGGTCCAATAAGGGAGTTCCCGCATTTAATGTTGTTGGATAGATCAGGCAGGACGCGCTCCTGGAACATGCGCATCTGTTTTCCGATACTCTGCTCATCCTCGCCTTCCAGCACCTTGAGTAATAGTGAAAGCTTTGTTACCTCAACCGCCTGATGGTCAATATCCACACCATAGATATTGTTCAGGAGTATCCTTTTTCGTTCATCAGTGGTTAAGCGCCATTCCCCTTTTGGTGACTGATAAATGCGGGGTGTCTTTCCCTTTGACCAGTCTTCAGGACCATCCTTGATATATTCATCCCTGTGCCAGTCGAGCAAAAACTGATACGCACCAATAAGAAAGGAGCCTGAACCGCAGGCCGGATCTAATATCTTGAGGTTACTCACCCCGCCCCTGGGGCCTGGTTTTTTACCTTCCACGAGCCTTCCCACAGTATTTTTTACGATATAGGCCACAATATAATCCGGCGTGTAATAAACCCCACCGGCCTTCCTGACCTCAGGTTTTTCCTCGATTCTGGCCTGATGCCCGGTTGTAAGGCGAATAACCTTGCCAAGAAAGCGTTCATAAACCTGGCCTAATATGTCAGCAGGTAAAACAGAAAATTCGTATGGGCTCTCAGGATAATAAAGATTTTTGAAAATCTCCTTTAAAGGCTTGTCATCAATTAAGAGTGAAGGTGTAAGTGTGTCGCAATTTTCACGATCTTTTTCTTTATGAAAATGAAACAGGCCGGAGTTGTATTTCTCATCTGCCTTTCTAAAGAGATGGAACAACCTTTTGTAGATATCTGTCCCATTCTTTAGCGCCATTAACCCGCCATATAGTTCCATACCACGGTCTTCACAGATGCGGA is a genomic window of Desulfatiglans sp. containing:
- a CDS encoding RNA polymerase sigma factor: MIDPEIIKRCQQKDQTAYDALFKTAGKKALWTAYLLTGRMEIAEEIVQESFFRCFCNIKNLHKPEMFTVWFNRILVRTCWYVIRKERKTPEVSLEDEKLPELKDHDNGDILEKVEQNQVSMAIRKTVNSLKPALRSTIVLFYYNELTIREIAKVMGCLQGTVKSRLYYAKKVLEKELKRELLDEHIHLSGYTGYTGKECVENE